One Amaranthus tricolor cultivar Red isolate AtriRed21 chromosome 1, ASM2621246v1, whole genome shotgun sequence DNA window includes the following coding sequences:
- the LOC130826683 gene encoding general negative regulator of transcription subunit 3 isoform X1, with amino-acid sequence MGASRKLQGEIDRVLKKVQEGVDVFDSIWNKVYDTDNANQKEKFEADLKKEIKKLQRYRDQIKTWIQSSEIKDKKVSASYEQALVDARKLIEREMERFKICEKETKTKAFSKEGLGQQPKTDPKEKAKSETRDWLNNVVGELESQIDNFEAEMEGLSVKKGKTRPPRLTHLETSISRHKAHIMKLELILRLLDNDELSPEHVNDVKDFLEDYVERNQEDFDEFSDVDEFYSALPLDKVEALEDLVTMGQPGLAKGVKSQGGGTTTSVLSLKSSSNTSSSLASVTVPSSQLSAPILELDETNSQDSNAETVPKTPPSKISVLSSSNPPTSQAATANTSAHLSASPSASASVPGTVSSRGILDSANPSLNIPNVSKEEDTLDFPGRRSSPALLDTAALNRGTGRGSISGQPVASVPLSSVSTVPSSGMTLGAVPLASEVAKRNIFGSDEMLSSGVPGRAFSSSVGPGMQWRPGGPFQSQTEVGQYRGRAEIVPDQKEKYVQRLQQQQQGHSNILGMPRLVSGNSKPFSGQQQNQLLQQLNSQSSSISSQVGLGLGLQSSSLSTTSSAPVQHQPISIQQQALLAAKESSIEDQQHQNLPEDSTVEMAPSSGLSKNLMNDDDLKSPYVKDTGGASGALAESAQLTRDTDLSPGQPLQTSQSSGSLGVIGRRSVSDLGAIGDSIGGTANSGGGHDHYYTMQMLEAAYFKLPQPKDSERARTYTPRHPAVTPSSFPQTQAPIVNNPAFWERMALDNIGTDTLFFAFYYQPNTYQQYLAARELKKQSWRFHRKFHTWFQRHEEPKLATDECEKGTYVYFDFHISNDDPNQGWCQRIKADFTFEYSYLEDDLVV; translated from the exons ATGGGCGCAAGTCGAAAGTTACAGGGTGAGATCGATCGTGTTTTGAAGAAGGTTCAAGAAGGTGTTGATGTTTTCGACAGCATCTGGAACAAG GTATACGATACTGATAATGCGAATCAGAAAGAGAAGTTTGAAGCTGATTTGAAGAAGGAAATTAAGAAATTGCAGAGATATAGAGACCAAATTAAGACATGGATTCAGTCCAGTGAAATTAAGGACAAAAAG GTTAGTGCATCTTATGAGCAGGCTTTGGTGGATGCCCGTAAGCTTATTGAACGTGAAATGGAAAGGTTCAAAATTTGTGAGAAGGAGACCAAGACAAAAGCATTTTCAAAAGAAGGCCTTGGGCAACAACCAAAAACT GACCCCAAAGAGAAGGCAAAATCAGAGACAAGAGATTGGTTGAACAATGTG GTAGGGGAGTTAGAGTCCCAAATTGATAATTTTGAGGCCGAAATGGAGGGCTTATCAGTTAAGAAAGGAAAGACAAGACCTCCTAGACTG ACACACTTGGAAACTTCTATATCTCGTCACAAGGCTCATATAATGAAATTGGAATTGATATTGAGACTATTAGATAATGATGAGTTAAGTCCTGAACATGTGAATGATGTCAAGGACTTTCTTGAAGATTATGTGGAACGCAATCAG gaagattttgatgaatttagtGATGTTGATGAGTTCTATAGTGCCTTACCATTGGACAAAGTGGAGGCTCTTGAAGATCTTGTGACCATGGGTCAACCCGGACTTGCTAAG GGCGTGAAGTCACAG GGTGGTGGCACTACTACCTCAGTTCTAAGTCTTAAGTCATCATCAAATACATCATCCTCTTTGGCATCG GTCACAGTTCCATCCTCTCAACTAAGTGCTCCTATTCTGGAGCTGGATGAAACAAATTCTCAGGACAGTAATGCTGAAACTGTTCCAAAGACTCCACCTTCTAAGATTAGCGTACTTAGTTCCTCCAATCCACCTACTAGTCAGGCAGCTACAGCAAACACTTCTGCTCATCTATCTGCCAGTCCAAGTGCTTCAGCTTCTGTTCCGGGGACAGTCTCCAGTCGAGGAATTCTGGACAGTGCCAATCCTTCTCTGAATATCCCAAATGTTTCCAAAGAAGAGGACACATTGGACTTTCCTGGACGGAGATCGTCACCTGCTCTCTTAGATACTGCAGCACTTAATCGTGGAACTGGTAGGGGCAGCATATCTGGCCAACCTGTTGCTAGCGTACCTCTTAGTTCTGTTAGTACAGTCCCTAGCAGTGGCATGACGCTTGGTGCTGTTCCTTTGGCATCTGAAGTAGCAAAGAGAAATATTTTTGGATCAGATGAAATGCTTTCAAGTGGTG TTCCTGGCAGAGCATTCTCGTCTTCTGTGGGTCCTGGAATGCAGTGGAGGCCTGGAGGCCCTTTTCAGAGTCAGACTGAAGTG GGACAGTATCGTGGAAGAGCTGAAATTGTTCCTGATCAAAAAGAGAAGTATGTGCAGAGATTACAGCAACAGCAACAAGGTCACAGTAATATTCTCGGGATGCCAAGACTCGTGAGTGGGAATTCCAAACCATTCTCGGGGCAGCAGCAAAATCAACTTCTGCAACAG TTAAATTCTCAAAGTTCATCGATTTCCTCTCAAGTCGGTCTTGGGCTAGGATTGCAATCTTCTAGTCTAAGCACTACGTCATCTGCACCTGTACAGCATCAACCAATTTCTATCCAACAACAGGCTCTACTTGCTGCAAAAGAATCAT CGATTGAGGATCAGCAACATCAAAACTTGCCTGAGGACTCAACTGTTGAAATGGCTCCTAGTTCTGGactttctaaaaatttgatgaatgatgatgatctcAAATCTCCTTATGTGAAGGAT ACTGGAGGTGCATCTGGTGCGCTAGCAGAATCTGCTCAACTAACAAGAGATACAGATCTGTCTCCTGGCCAACCTTTGCAAACAAGTCAATCATCTGGTAGCCTCGGAGTTATAGGTCGGAGAAGTGTCTCAGACCTTGGGGCAATTGGTGATAGCATTGGCGGAACAGCCAACTCTGGTGGAGGGCATGATCATTATTACACTATGCAGATGCTGGAGGCTGCATATTTTAAACTTCCTCAGCCTAAAGACTCAGAACGAGCAAGGACTTATACACCG AGGCACCCTGCAGTTACTCCTTCGAGCTTTCCGCAAACTCAGGCACCAATTGTCAACAATCCTGCTTTCTGGGAACGAATGGCTCTTGATAATATTGGGACAGATACCTTGTTCTTTGCATTCTACTATCAACCG AATACATATCAACAATATTTGGCTGCAAGAGAGCTGAAAAAACAATCATGGAGATTCCATAGAAAATTCCACACATGGTTTCAGAGGCACGAAGAACCAAAGCTTGCCACTGATGAATGTGAAAAGGGAACCTATGTCTACTTTGATTTTCACATTTCCAACGATGATCCAAATCAAGGATG GTGCCAGAGAATCAAAGCAGACTTCACTTTTGAGTATAGCTACTTAGAAGACGATCTAGTTGTATAA
- the LOC130826683 gene encoding general negative regulator of transcription subunit 3 isoform X4: MGASRKLQGEIDRVLKKVQEGVDVFDSIWNKVYDTDNANQKEKFEADLKKEIKKLQRYRDQIKTWIQSSEIKDKKALVDARKLIEREMERFKICEKETKTKAFSKEGLGQQPKTDPKEKAKSETRDWLNNVVGELESQIDNFEAEMEGLSVKKGKTRPPRLTHLETSISRHKAHIMKLELILRLLDNDELSPEHVNDVKDFLEDYVERNQEDFDEFSDVDEFYSALPLDKVEALEDLVTMGQPGLAKGGGTTTSVLSLKSSSNTSSSLASVTVPSSQLSAPILELDETNSQDSNAETVPKTPPSKISVLSSSNPPTSQAATANTSAHLSASPSASASVPGTVSSRGILDSANPSLNIPNVSKEEDTLDFPGRRSSPALLDTAALNRGTGRGSISGQPVASVPLSSVSTVPSSGMTLGAVPLASEVAKRNIFGSDEMLSSGVPGRAFSSSVGPGMQWRPGGPFQSQTEVGQYRGRAEIVPDQKEKYVQRLQQQQQGHSNILGMPRLVSGNSKPFSGQQQNQLLQQLNSQSSSISSQVGLGLGLQSSSLSTTSSAPVQHQPISIQQQALLAAKESSIEDQQHQNLPEDSTVEMAPSSGLSKNLMNDDDLKSPYVKDTGGASGALAESAQLTRDTDLSPGQPLQTSQSSGSLGVIGRRSVSDLGAIGDSIGGTANSGGGHDHYYTMQMLEAAYFKLPQPKDSERARTYTPRHPAVTPSSFPQTQAPIVNNPAFWERMALDNIGTDTLFFAFYYQPNTYQQYLAARELKKQSWRFHRKFHTWFQRHEEPKLATDECEKGTYVYFDFHISNDDPNQGWCQRIKADFTFEYSYLEDDLVV; this comes from the exons ATGGGCGCAAGTCGAAAGTTACAGGGTGAGATCGATCGTGTTTTGAAGAAGGTTCAAGAAGGTGTTGATGTTTTCGACAGCATCTGGAACAAG GTATACGATACTGATAATGCGAATCAGAAAGAGAAGTTTGAAGCTGATTTGAAGAAGGAAATTAAGAAATTGCAGAGATATAGAGACCAAATTAAGACATGGATTCAGTCCAGTGAAATTAAGGACAAAAAG GCTTTGGTGGATGCCCGTAAGCTTATTGAACGTGAAATGGAAAGGTTCAAAATTTGTGAGAAGGAGACCAAGACAAAAGCATTTTCAAAAGAAGGCCTTGGGCAACAACCAAAAACT GACCCCAAAGAGAAGGCAAAATCAGAGACAAGAGATTGGTTGAACAATGTG GTAGGGGAGTTAGAGTCCCAAATTGATAATTTTGAGGCCGAAATGGAGGGCTTATCAGTTAAGAAAGGAAAGACAAGACCTCCTAGACTG ACACACTTGGAAACTTCTATATCTCGTCACAAGGCTCATATAATGAAATTGGAATTGATATTGAGACTATTAGATAATGATGAGTTAAGTCCTGAACATGTGAATGATGTCAAGGACTTTCTTGAAGATTATGTGGAACGCAATCAG gaagattttgatgaatttagtGATGTTGATGAGTTCTATAGTGCCTTACCATTGGACAAAGTGGAGGCTCTTGAAGATCTTGTGACCATGGGTCAACCCGGACTTGCTAAG GGTGGTGGCACTACTACCTCAGTTCTAAGTCTTAAGTCATCATCAAATACATCATCCTCTTTGGCATCG GTCACAGTTCCATCCTCTCAACTAAGTGCTCCTATTCTGGAGCTGGATGAAACAAATTCTCAGGACAGTAATGCTGAAACTGTTCCAAAGACTCCACCTTCTAAGATTAGCGTACTTAGTTCCTCCAATCCACCTACTAGTCAGGCAGCTACAGCAAACACTTCTGCTCATCTATCTGCCAGTCCAAGTGCTTCAGCTTCTGTTCCGGGGACAGTCTCCAGTCGAGGAATTCTGGACAGTGCCAATCCTTCTCTGAATATCCCAAATGTTTCCAAAGAAGAGGACACATTGGACTTTCCTGGACGGAGATCGTCACCTGCTCTCTTAGATACTGCAGCACTTAATCGTGGAACTGGTAGGGGCAGCATATCTGGCCAACCTGTTGCTAGCGTACCTCTTAGTTCTGTTAGTACAGTCCCTAGCAGTGGCATGACGCTTGGTGCTGTTCCTTTGGCATCTGAAGTAGCAAAGAGAAATATTTTTGGATCAGATGAAATGCTTTCAAGTGGTG TTCCTGGCAGAGCATTCTCGTCTTCTGTGGGTCCTGGAATGCAGTGGAGGCCTGGAGGCCCTTTTCAGAGTCAGACTGAAGTG GGACAGTATCGTGGAAGAGCTGAAATTGTTCCTGATCAAAAAGAGAAGTATGTGCAGAGATTACAGCAACAGCAACAAGGTCACAGTAATATTCTCGGGATGCCAAGACTCGTGAGTGGGAATTCCAAACCATTCTCGGGGCAGCAGCAAAATCAACTTCTGCAACAG TTAAATTCTCAAAGTTCATCGATTTCCTCTCAAGTCGGTCTTGGGCTAGGATTGCAATCTTCTAGTCTAAGCACTACGTCATCTGCACCTGTACAGCATCAACCAATTTCTATCCAACAACAGGCTCTACTTGCTGCAAAAGAATCAT CGATTGAGGATCAGCAACATCAAAACTTGCCTGAGGACTCAACTGTTGAAATGGCTCCTAGTTCTGGactttctaaaaatttgatgaatgatgatgatctcAAATCTCCTTATGTGAAGGAT ACTGGAGGTGCATCTGGTGCGCTAGCAGAATCTGCTCAACTAACAAGAGATACAGATCTGTCTCCTGGCCAACCTTTGCAAACAAGTCAATCATCTGGTAGCCTCGGAGTTATAGGTCGGAGAAGTGTCTCAGACCTTGGGGCAATTGGTGATAGCATTGGCGGAACAGCCAACTCTGGTGGAGGGCATGATCATTATTACACTATGCAGATGCTGGAGGCTGCATATTTTAAACTTCCTCAGCCTAAAGACTCAGAACGAGCAAGGACTTATACACCG AGGCACCCTGCAGTTACTCCTTCGAGCTTTCCGCAAACTCAGGCACCAATTGTCAACAATCCTGCTTTCTGGGAACGAATGGCTCTTGATAATATTGGGACAGATACCTTGTTCTTTGCATTCTACTATCAACCG AATACATATCAACAATATTTGGCTGCAAGAGAGCTGAAAAAACAATCATGGAGATTCCATAGAAAATTCCACACATGGTTTCAGAGGCACGAAGAACCAAAGCTTGCCACTGATGAATGTGAAAAGGGAACCTATGTCTACTTTGATTTTCACATTTCCAACGATGATCCAAATCAAGGATG GTGCCAGAGAATCAAAGCAGACTTCACTTTTGAGTATAGCTACTTAGAAGACGATCTAGTTGTATAA
- the LOC130826683 gene encoding general negative regulator of transcription subunit 3 isoform X2, with the protein MGASRKLQGEIDRVLKKVQEGVDVFDSIWNKVYDTDNANQKEKFEADLKKEIKKLQRYRDQIKTWIQSSEIKDKKVSASYEQALVDARKLIEREMERFKICEKETKTKAFSKEGLGQQPKTDPKEKAKSETRDWLNNVVGELESQIDNFEAEMEGLSVKKGKTRPPRLTHLETSISRHKAHIMKLELILRLLDNDELSPEHVNDVKDFLEDYVERNQEDFDEFSDVDEFYSALPLDKVEALEDLVTMGQPGLAKGGGTTTSVLSLKSSSNTSSSLASVTVPSSQLSAPILELDETNSQDSNAETVPKTPPSKISVLSSSNPPTSQAATANTSAHLSASPSASASVPGTVSSRGILDSANPSLNIPNVSKEEDTLDFPGRRSSPALLDTAALNRGTGRGSISGQPVASVPLSSVSTVPSSGMTLGAVPLASEVAKRNIFGSDEMLSSGVPGRAFSSSVGPGMQWRPGGPFQSQTEVGQYRGRAEIVPDQKEKYVQRLQQQQQGHSNILGMPRLVSGNSKPFSGQQQNQLLQQLNSQSSSISSQVGLGLGLQSSSLSTTSSAPVQHQPISIQQQALLAAKESSIEDQQHQNLPEDSTVEMAPSSGLSKNLMNDDDLKSPYVKDTGGASGALAESAQLTRDTDLSPGQPLQTSQSSGSLGVIGRRSVSDLGAIGDSIGGTANSGGGHDHYYTMQMLEAAYFKLPQPKDSERARTYTPRHPAVTPSSFPQTQAPIVNNPAFWERMALDNIGTDTLFFAFYYQPNTYQQYLAARELKKQSWRFHRKFHTWFQRHEEPKLATDECEKGTYVYFDFHISNDDPNQGWCQRIKADFTFEYSYLEDDLVV; encoded by the exons ATGGGCGCAAGTCGAAAGTTACAGGGTGAGATCGATCGTGTTTTGAAGAAGGTTCAAGAAGGTGTTGATGTTTTCGACAGCATCTGGAACAAG GTATACGATACTGATAATGCGAATCAGAAAGAGAAGTTTGAAGCTGATTTGAAGAAGGAAATTAAGAAATTGCAGAGATATAGAGACCAAATTAAGACATGGATTCAGTCCAGTGAAATTAAGGACAAAAAG GTTAGTGCATCTTATGAGCAGGCTTTGGTGGATGCCCGTAAGCTTATTGAACGTGAAATGGAAAGGTTCAAAATTTGTGAGAAGGAGACCAAGACAAAAGCATTTTCAAAAGAAGGCCTTGGGCAACAACCAAAAACT GACCCCAAAGAGAAGGCAAAATCAGAGACAAGAGATTGGTTGAACAATGTG GTAGGGGAGTTAGAGTCCCAAATTGATAATTTTGAGGCCGAAATGGAGGGCTTATCAGTTAAGAAAGGAAAGACAAGACCTCCTAGACTG ACACACTTGGAAACTTCTATATCTCGTCACAAGGCTCATATAATGAAATTGGAATTGATATTGAGACTATTAGATAATGATGAGTTAAGTCCTGAACATGTGAATGATGTCAAGGACTTTCTTGAAGATTATGTGGAACGCAATCAG gaagattttgatgaatttagtGATGTTGATGAGTTCTATAGTGCCTTACCATTGGACAAAGTGGAGGCTCTTGAAGATCTTGTGACCATGGGTCAACCCGGACTTGCTAAG GGTGGTGGCACTACTACCTCAGTTCTAAGTCTTAAGTCATCATCAAATACATCATCCTCTTTGGCATCG GTCACAGTTCCATCCTCTCAACTAAGTGCTCCTATTCTGGAGCTGGATGAAACAAATTCTCAGGACAGTAATGCTGAAACTGTTCCAAAGACTCCACCTTCTAAGATTAGCGTACTTAGTTCCTCCAATCCACCTACTAGTCAGGCAGCTACAGCAAACACTTCTGCTCATCTATCTGCCAGTCCAAGTGCTTCAGCTTCTGTTCCGGGGACAGTCTCCAGTCGAGGAATTCTGGACAGTGCCAATCCTTCTCTGAATATCCCAAATGTTTCCAAAGAAGAGGACACATTGGACTTTCCTGGACGGAGATCGTCACCTGCTCTCTTAGATACTGCAGCACTTAATCGTGGAACTGGTAGGGGCAGCATATCTGGCCAACCTGTTGCTAGCGTACCTCTTAGTTCTGTTAGTACAGTCCCTAGCAGTGGCATGACGCTTGGTGCTGTTCCTTTGGCATCTGAAGTAGCAAAGAGAAATATTTTTGGATCAGATGAAATGCTTTCAAGTGGTG TTCCTGGCAGAGCATTCTCGTCTTCTGTGGGTCCTGGAATGCAGTGGAGGCCTGGAGGCCCTTTTCAGAGTCAGACTGAAGTG GGACAGTATCGTGGAAGAGCTGAAATTGTTCCTGATCAAAAAGAGAAGTATGTGCAGAGATTACAGCAACAGCAACAAGGTCACAGTAATATTCTCGGGATGCCAAGACTCGTGAGTGGGAATTCCAAACCATTCTCGGGGCAGCAGCAAAATCAACTTCTGCAACAG TTAAATTCTCAAAGTTCATCGATTTCCTCTCAAGTCGGTCTTGGGCTAGGATTGCAATCTTCTAGTCTAAGCACTACGTCATCTGCACCTGTACAGCATCAACCAATTTCTATCCAACAACAGGCTCTACTTGCTGCAAAAGAATCAT CGATTGAGGATCAGCAACATCAAAACTTGCCTGAGGACTCAACTGTTGAAATGGCTCCTAGTTCTGGactttctaaaaatttgatgaatgatgatgatctcAAATCTCCTTATGTGAAGGAT ACTGGAGGTGCATCTGGTGCGCTAGCAGAATCTGCTCAACTAACAAGAGATACAGATCTGTCTCCTGGCCAACCTTTGCAAACAAGTCAATCATCTGGTAGCCTCGGAGTTATAGGTCGGAGAAGTGTCTCAGACCTTGGGGCAATTGGTGATAGCATTGGCGGAACAGCCAACTCTGGTGGAGGGCATGATCATTATTACACTATGCAGATGCTGGAGGCTGCATATTTTAAACTTCCTCAGCCTAAAGACTCAGAACGAGCAAGGACTTATACACCG AGGCACCCTGCAGTTACTCCTTCGAGCTTTCCGCAAACTCAGGCACCAATTGTCAACAATCCTGCTTTCTGGGAACGAATGGCTCTTGATAATATTGGGACAGATACCTTGTTCTTTGCATTCTACTATCAACCG AATACATATCAACAATATTTGGCTGCAAGAGAGCTGAAAAAACAATCATGGAGATTCCATAGAAAATTCCACACATGGTTTCAGAGGCACGAAGAACCAAAGCTTGCCACTGATGAATGTGAAAAGGGAACCTATGTCTACTTTGATTTTCACATTTCCAACGATGATCCAAATCAAGGATG GTGCCAGAGAATCAAAGCAGACTTCACTTTTGAGTATAGCTACTTAGAAGACGATCTAGTTGTATAA
- the LOC130826683 gene encoding general negative regulator of transcription subunit 3 isoform X3, with product MGASRKLQGEIDRVLKKVQEGVDVFDSIWNKVYDTDNANQKEKFEADLKKEIKKLQRYRDQIKTWIQSSEIKDKKALVDARKLIEREMERFKICEKETKTKAFSKEGLGQQPKTDPKEKAKSETRDWLNNVVGELESQIDNFEAEMEGLSVKKGKTRPPRLTHLETSISRHKAHIMKLELILRLLDNDELSPEHVNDVKDFLEDYVERNQEDFDEFSDVDEFYSALPLDKVEALEDLVTMGQPGLAKGVKSQGGGTTTSVLSLKSSSNTSSSLASVTVPSSQLSAPILELDETNSQDSNAETVPKTPPSKISVLSSSNPPTSQAATANTSAHLSASPSASASVPGTVSSRGILDSANPSLNIPNVSKEEDTLDFPGRRSSPALLDTAALNRGTGRGSISGQPVASVPLSSVSTVPSSGMTLGAVPLASEVAKRNIFGSDEMLSSGVPGRAFSSSVGPGMQWRPGGPFQSQTEVGQYRGRAEIVPDQKEKYVQRLQQQQQGHSNILGMPRLVSGNSKPFSGQQQNQLLQQLNSQSSSISSQVGLGLGLQSSSLSTTSSAPVQHQPISIQQQALLAAKESSIEDQQHQNLPEDSTVEMAPSSGLSKNLMNDDDLKSPYVKDTGGASGALAESAQLTRDTDLSPGQPLQTSQSSGSLGVIGRRSVSDLGAIGDSIGGTANSGGGHDHYYTMQMLEAAYFKLPQPKDSERARTYTPRHPAVTPSSFPQTQAPIVNNPAFWERMALDNIGTDTLFFAFYYQPNTYQQYLAARELKKQSWRFHRKFHTWFQRHEEPKLATDECEKGTYVYFDFHISNDDPNQGWCQRIKADFTFEYSYLEDDLVV from the exons ATGGGCGCAAGTCGAAAGTTACAGGGTGAGATCGATCGTGTTTTGAAGAAGGTTCAAGAAGGTGTTGATGTTTTCGACAGCATCTGGAACAAG GTATACGATACTGATAATGCGAATCAGAAAGAGAAGTTTGAAGCTGATTTGAAGAAGGAAATTAAGAAATTGCAGAGATATAGAGACCAAATTAAGACATGGATTCAGTCCAGTGAAATTAAGGACAAAAAG GCTTTGGTGGATGCCCGTAAGCTTATTGAACGTGAAATGGAAAGGTTCAAAATTTGTGAGAAGGAGACCAAGACAAAAGCATTTTCAAAAGAAGGCCTTGGGCAACAACCAAAAACT GACCCCAAAGAGAAGGCAAAATCAGAGACAAGAGATTGGTTGAACAATGTG GTAGGGGAGTTAGAGTCCCAAATTGATAATTTTGAGGCCGAAATGGAGGGCTTATCAGTTAAGAAAGGAAAGACAAGACCTCCTAGACTG ACACACTTGGAAACTTCTATATCTCGTCACAAGGCTCATATAATGAAATTGGAATTGATATTGAGACTATTAGATAATGATGAGTTAAGTCCTGAACATGTGAATGATGTCAAGGACTTTCTTGAAGATTATGTGGAACGCAATCAG gaagattttgatgaatttagtGATGTTGATGAGTTCTATAGTGCCTTACCATTGGACAAAGTGGAGGCTCTTGAAGATCTTGTGACCATGGGTCAACCCGGACTTGCTAAG GGCGTGAAGTCACAG GGTGGTGGCACTACTACCTCAGTTCTAAGTCTTAAGTCATCATCAAATACATCATCCTCTTTGGCATCG GTCACAGTTCCATCCTCTCAACTAAGTGCTCCTATTCTGGAGCTGGATGAAACAAATTCTCAGGACAGTAATGCTGAAACTGTTCCAAAGACTCCACCTTCTAAGATTAGCGTACTTAGTTCCTCCAATCCACCTACTAGTCAGGCAGCTACAGCAAACACTTCTGCTCATCTATCTGCCAGTCCAAGTGCTTCAGCTTCTGTTCCGGGGACAGTCTCCAGTCGAGGAATTCTGGACAGTGCCAATCCTTCTCTGAATATCCCAAATGTTTCCAAAGAAGAGGACACATTGGACTTTCCTGGACGGAGATCGTCACCTGCTCTCTTAGATACTGCAGCACTTAATCGTGGAACTGGTAGGGGCAGCATATCTGGCCAACCTGTTGCTAGCGTACCTCTTAGTTCTGTTAGTACAGTCCCTAGCAGTGGCATGACGCTTGGTGCTGTTCCTTTGGCATCTGAAGTAGCAAAGAGAAATATTTTTGGATCAGATGAAATGCTTTCAAGTGGTG TTCCTGGCAGAGCATTCTCGTCTTCTGTGGGTCCTGGAATGCAGTGGAGGCCTGGAGGCCCTTTTCAGAGTCAGACTGAAGTG GGACAGTATCGTGGAAGAGCTGAAATTGTTCCTGATCAAAAAGAGAAGTATGTGCAGAGATTACAGCAACAGCAACAAGGTCACAGTAATATTCTCGGGATGCCAAGACTCGTGAGTGGGAATTCCAAACCATTCTCGGGGCAGCAGCAAAATCAACTTCTGCAACAG TTAAATTCTCAAAGTTCATCGATTTCCTCTCAAGTCGGTCTTGGGCTAGGATTGCAATCTTCTAGTCTAAGCACTACGTCATCTGCACCTGTACAGCATCAACCAATTTCTATCCAACAACAGGCTCTACTTGCTGCAAAAGAATCAT CGATTGAGGATCAGCAACATCAAAACTTGCCTGAGGACTCAACTGTTGAAATGGCTCCTAGTTCTGGactttctaaaaatttgatgaatgatgatgatctcAAATCTCCTTATGTGAAGGAT ACTGGAGGTGCATCTGGTGCGCTAGCAGAATCTGCTCAACTAACAAGAGATACAGATCTGTCTCCTGGCCAACCTTTGCAAACAAGTCAATCATCTGGTAGCCTCGGAGTTATAGGTCGGAGAAGTGTCTCAGACCTTGGGGCAATTGGTGATAGCATTGGCGGAACAGCCAACTCTGGTGGAGGGCATGATCATTATTACACTATGCAGATGCTGGAGGCTGCATATTTTAAACTTCCTCAGCCTAAAGACTCAGAACGAGCAAGGACTTATACACCG AGGCACCCTGCAGTTACTCCTTCGAGCTTTCCGCAAACTCAGGCACCAATTGTCAACAATCCTGCTTTCTGGGAACGAATGGCTCTTGATAATATTGGGACAGATACCTTGTTCTTTGCATTCTACTATCAACCG AATACATATCAACAATATTTGGCTGCAAGAGAGCTGAAAAAACAATCATGGAGATTCCATAGAAAATTCCACACATGGTTTCAGAGGCACGAAGAACCAAAGCTTGCCACTGATGAATGTGAAAAGGGAACCTATGTCTACTTTGATTTTCACATTTCCAACGATGATCCAAATCAAGGATG GTGCCAGAGAATCAAAGCAGACTTCACTTTTGAGTATAGCTACTTAGAAGACGATCTAGTTGTATAA